A window from Actinomycetospora corticicola encodes these proteins:
- a CDS encoding alpha/beta fold hydrolase, with the protein MIRLFVLPLVVLLGVLLAAPAQAVPAQEQTPTGEVRTQDLRIEVRDGPARDQPQSLDATLYLPARTPAPAMLLAHGFGADKRSVAGEARSLAARGYVVLAWSARGFGQSTGQIALNNPDYEVADASQLVDWLAQRPEVTQDGPGDPRVGVMGGSYGGALALLLAAYDRRIDVTVPMITWNDLGQALFPNDAATGALPAATPAVGADAPDGVFKRSWASLFFGIGTRSGSGQAPDVCGRFLPEVCAGYVEAVRTGREPAALASYLERSSPASVANRIQAPTLLVQGENDTLFGLDQADANARAIASGGGTVAVAWFNGGHDGGSPDARTNARISAWLDHYLLADGAGTAPPTEFTYALPSGVRSRSAPTQRVVTAPAYPATAPRTGLALTGDEQSVVSPAGGVPGSISSIPGLAAIAGGATGGSGGSGDDEGDDGGSGGGSGGGGSGGGGGGAGALLGRLAADLPGQAATFRTEPLADRTIVSGSPQVRIAVTTTGTTAPGAPAPTSGPVLFGKVYDVAPGQNGAPDTRTLLGNAVAPMRLALAPAGTQTVTVTLPAVAATVQAGHRLEVAIATTDQGFASPADPAVYRIALADRTLSVPEVPGEQTGGSSVPAGPLVAIGVLLLGVVAAVVIGRVVAARRRRRDLEPGGDLAVDPDLVDVPLVVRGLAKRYRNGFTAVREVSFRVERGQVLGLLGPNGAGKTTTLRMLMGLLRPSAGELRVFGVRVTPGAPVLGRIGSFVEGPGFLPHLSGRANLELYWAATGRPIGEARMDEALEIAGLGTAVDRVVRTYSQGMRQRLAIAQAMLGLPDLLVLDEPTNGLDPPQIHAMREVLKQYAGERHRTVLVSSHLLAEVEQTCDHVVVMHRGEVVAAGEVAELVAGGQVAVAVTGDRDRAVILLRDAGYAAESDPDREDVVIAEAATEAERSAVVRLLVGAGVAVVGVGPRRRLEDAFLALIGEESR; encoded by the coding sequence GCGACCAGCCGCAGTCCCTCGACGCCACCCTCTACCTGCCCGCACGGACCCCGGCGCCCGCGATGCTCCTCGCGCACGGGTTCGGGGCGGACAAGCGCTCGGTCGCCGGGGAGGCCCGGAGCCTCGCGGCCCGCGGCTACGTGGTGCTGGCGTGGTCGGCCCGCGGGTTCGGGCAGAGCACCGGGCAGATCGCGCTGAACAACCCCGACTACGAGGTCGCCGACGCGTCCCAGCTCGTGGACTGGCTCGCGCAGCGCCCCGAGGTCACGCAGGACGGGCCGGGCGACCCGCGGGTCGGGGTCATGGGCGGCTCCTACGGCGGGGCGCTCGCCCTCCTGCTCGCCGCCTACGACCGGCGGATCGACGTCACCGTCCCGATGATCACCTGGAACGACCTCGGCCAGGCCCTGTTCCCGAACGACGCAGCCACCGGAGCCCTGCCGGCCGCCACCCCCGCCGTGGGCGCGGACGCGCCGGACGGGGTGTTCAAGCGCTCGTGGGCGTCGCTGTTCTTCGGGATCGGCACGCGCAGCGGCTCCGGGCAGGCCCCCGACGTCTGCGGGCGCTTCCTCCCCGAGGTGTGTGCCGGGTACGTCGAGGCGGTGCGCACCGGGCGGGAGCCGGCGGCGCTCGCGAGCTACCTCGAGCGCTCCTCCCCCGCGTCCGTCGCGAACCGCATCCAGGCCCCGACGCTGCTGGTGCAGGGCGAGAACGACACGCTCTTCGGCCTCGACCAGGCCGACGCCAACGCGCGGGCCATCGCCTCGGGCGGCGGGACGGTGGCCGTGGCCTGGTTCAACGGTGGCCACGACGGCGGGTCCCCCGATGCGCGCACGAACGCCCGGATCTCGGCGTGGCTCGACCACTACCTGCTCGCGGACGGCGCCGGTACAGCGCCGCCCACGGAGTTCACCTACGCCCTTCCCTCCGGCGTGCGCAGCCGATCGGCGCCCACGCAGCGGGTCGTCACCGCGCCCGCCTACCCGGCGACGGCACCCCGGACCGGGCTCGCGCTCACGGGAGACGAGCAGTCCGTCGTCTCGCCCGCGGGCGGGGTCCCCGGTTCGATCTCGTCGATCCCGGGTCTCGCGGCGATCGCCGGCGGGGCCACGGGTGGGTCCGGCGGCTCCGGTGACGACGAGGGTGACGACGGCGGGTCGGGCGGCGGCTCCGGTGGTGGCGGCTCCGGCGGCGGAGGTGGCGGGGCCGGTGCCCTGCTCGGGCGGCTGGCCGCCGATCTCCCTGGACAGGCGGCGACCTTCCGCACGGAACCGCTGGCCGACCGCACGATCGTCTCCGGATCCCCGCAGGTCCGGATCGCCGTCACGACGACGGGGACGACCGCCCCGGGCGCCCCGGCCCCGACGTCGGGACCCGTGCTCTTCGGCAAGGTCTACGACGTCGCGCCCGGTCAGAACGGCGCCCCGGACACCCGGACGCTGCTCGGCAACGCCGTGGCGCCCATGCGCCTGGCCCTCGCGCCGGCCGGGACGCAGACCGTGACGGTGACCCTCCCCGCCGTCGCGGCGACCGTGCAGGCCGGGCACCGCCTCGAGGTCGCGATCGCCACCACCGACCAGGGCTTCGCCTCGCCCGCCGATCCCGCCGTGTACCGGATCGCGCTGGCCGACCGGACCCTGTCCGTGCCCGAGGTCCCGGGTGAGCAGACCGGCGGGTCGAGCGTGCCGGCCGGGCCCTTGGTGGCCATCGGGGTGCTCCTGCTCGGGGTGGTCGCCGCGGTGGTGATCGGGCGCGTCGTGGCCGCGCGGCGCCGTCGTCGGGACCTCGAGCCCGGCGGCGACCTGGCGGTCGACCCGGACCTGGTCGACGTGCCGCTGGTGGTCCGCGGCCTCGCGAAGCGGTACCGCAACGGGTTCACCGCCGTGCGCGAGGTGTCGTTCCGGGTGGAGCGCGGGCAGGTGCTCGGGCTGCTCGGACCGAACGGGGCCGGCAAGACGACGACGCTGCGCATGCTCATGGGGCTGCTCCGGCCGAGCGCGGGTGAGCTGCGGGTCTTCGGCGTGCGGGTGACGCCCGGAGCGCCGGTCCTGGGGCGGATCGGCTCGTTCGTCGAGGGCCCGGGCTTCCTGCCGCACCTGTCGGGGCGCGCGAACCTGGAGCTGTACTGGGCGGCGACCGGGCGACCCATCGGCGAGGCGCGGATGGACGAGGCGCTGGAGATCGCCGGGCTGGGCACCGCGGTCGACCGGGTGGTGCGCACCTACTCGCAGGGCATGCGGCAGCGGCTCGCGATCGCGCAGGCGATGCTCGGGCTGCCCGACCTGCTCGTGCTCGACGAACCGACCAACGGCCTCGACCCGCCCCAGATCCACGCCATGCGCGAGGTGCTCAAGCAGTACGCAGGCGAGCGGCACCGCACCGTGCTCGTCTCCAGCCACCTGCTGGCCGAGGTGGAGCAGACCTGCGACCACGTCGTGGTGATGCACCGCGGCGAGGTGGTGGCGGCCGGTGAGGTCGCCGAGCTCGTGGCGGGCGGACAGGTGGCCGTGGCGGTCACCGGCGACCGGGACCGCGCGGTGATCCTGCTGCGCGACGCCGGGTACGCCGCCGAGTCCGACCCCGACCGCGAGGACGTGGTGATCGCGGAGGCCGCGACCGAGGCCGAGCGCTCCGCCGTCGTACGGCTGCTGGTCGGGGCGGGGGTCGCCGTCGTCGGGGTCGGTCCCCGGCGGCGGCTCGAGGACGCGTTCCTGGCCCTCATCGGAGAGGAGAGCCGCTGA